Below is a genomic region from Bdellovibrionota bacterium.
CGGGCGACGACGTCACGTCCGGTGCCGCGACATCCGCAATCGGGACGGCGGATATCGTGCCCCCCGCCGCATCGGCGATTTTTCTTCCGACGGACGAGATCAGTGCCCCGATCACCGCATTCGAATCCGTGAGGTCGAGCGCCGTGTCGGCTAAAAGCGTTTCCCGCGCCGAAGCTGAAAGAGAGTTGATCTCTTCCGCCGTAAAATCGGACAGGCTCCGCCCTCCCGGCGTTTCCGTAACGTACAGAACCGCCGAGACCAGGGCGTCCGAGATCGCGTCGACATCTTGAGGATTGTCGACCGCCGCGAAGGCTCGCAGAGGCCCACTCGGAAGCTCCGCCTGAAGAATGAGCGTCGAACCGGCACTGTCTTCCGTGCCGAAATCAAAATCCCCGTCCCGATCCGTGACAGTCTTATCGATTTCAGAGACCTCGTTTCCGGCGTCGTCGATGGAAATGAACCGCACGACGACACCCGCCTGAACTGTACCGGTTCGATCAACAACCCGGCCGTTGATATCGTGAGGAAAGCTACACGTGCATAAAAGGAGCAACCCTGGAATGGAGATATGCCGAATCATGGCGTGATCCTATCAAATTTACTTTTGATGACGAGAGGTTAATCGTTCCGTTGACGCCGCTCGATCCGGAGATATGCTGAGGCGATGAAAAAGGATGATTCTTCGAAGAAACCGCGGGAACCGGAACGTAAGCCGTACGTGAAACCCAAACTGGAACGAATGAATGAAAAGGTTCCGGTCGTAACGGGCGCGCCCCCGGTACCCGGCGCTCCCGCCGCGGCGACAGCTTCTCCCGTCGCACCTGGAGCGACCGTTTTCTAATGGTCGATTTTTATATCGGGATTGAGCTTACCCGACACTGCAATCTTCGTTGTGCCCATTGTTTTCGGGCCGATCTCGACAAAGTAAACGAAATCCCCTACGAGACCGTCGAAAAAATCTTGGACCAGGCCGGGCACTACCACAAACCCCATATTGCGATGACGGGCGGCGAAACCACGCTTCATTCCCATTTTGTGGATATTCTCGAACTGATTATTCGGAAAGGATACACGTTCCACTTCGTCACGAACGGATTCAATTACAAATCGGTCTTTCAAAAAGTTTTTCATCTCTTTGGGAATCCCCAGTGGATCGGCGTTTCCGTCAGCCTCGACGGTGCCACGGCGGAAACCCACGATGCCATCCGGGGTCCTGGCTCTTTCGCAAGAGCGTTGGCCTGCGTTGCCACGGTCAAGTCGCACAACCTCGAATGTGTCGCACAAATGGTCGTCCATCGTGGAAATCGCCACGAACTTGAGGCCATGGCTCTGCTCTGCTCCAAAATGAACACCAACCGCCTTCATATCGCTCACATGCAACCGACGCCGCACGCCGTTGAGCACGGTCTGATGCACTCTCCCGAGGAAGAACGGCAGGTTGAGCAAGAGATTTGTGATCTCCAAGGCCGATTTCGAATGCCGATCGTCTTGTCGGCGGGATTCTACGATCAAACGCCTATCGCCCATTGTCGGTTTCTTAAATTGGGCGCGCTGAACGTCGATCACCGCGGCCGGTTGACCACCTGCTGCCAGCTCTCCAACCTGGAAGGGAGCGACGGTGAGGCGGACGTCGTAGCCGACCTCACAAAAACACCGCTAGAGACCGCACACGGCGCATTGCTCCAGACGTACAATAAAGTCTACGCCAGCCGCCTTCAAAAGATGGCGGACGGCACGATGCACGACTTGGATAACTTTCATTGCTGGAGTTGCATGAAGCATTTCAAAAAAGTCGAATGGATGCGGGATTTTCCCCAAAATGAATGGGTCCAGCAGGATCCGTACTTTTCCGCCGGAGGTAAGAAATGAGTTATGCGATCGATGAAAAGAAAGTCATATACGCCGACCTCGATCCGACGGAAGGAATCGTCCTAAATCTGGAGACGAAAAATTACTACCGCCTCAACGAAACGGGACAGATCATTTGGCAGCAGCTATCTGCGGGAAAGAATCCGGACGAGGTCGCGGCCGATCTTTGCAAGCGATACAACACCAGCCTCGAGCGAGCCCTGGCCGACACCAACGAATTGGTCGAACAAATGAAGCGTGAGCGCCTCATTCAGAGTCAGAGCGCTCCCCCCGCCGATTACTCCGTTGAACAAGCCCGGAAATCCAAAAAAGAAAATCCGATCCGCTCAACTTAGAAGCCGAGCCGGCGCTTAACGTTGGAGCGGCTGAACCATGCCGGAATTCTCTGCCCCGGATAAAAACGGCCGAGCGAAATCCAAAGCAATAACTTACCCCCCGAGAGCGTTTTCCATCGCCCCCCACGGTGCCTTTGAGTCACCCGCCCGACCAAATGTTGAGGAAACCAGGGGGGATCCAAATCGGCGTTGCGATCCC
It encodes:
- a CDS encoding radical SAM protein yields the protein MVDFYIGIELTRHCNLRCAHCFRADLDKVNEIPYETVEKILDQAGHYHKPHIAMTGGETTLHSHFVDILELIIRKGYTFHFVTNGFNYKSVFQKVFHLFGNPQWIGVSVSLDGATAETHDAIRGPGSFARALACVATVKSHNLECVAQMVVHRGNRHELEAMALLCSKMNTNRLHIAHMQPTPHAVEHGLMHSPEEERQVEQEICDLQGRFRMPIVLSAGFYDQTPIAHCRFLKLGALNVDHRGRLTTCCQLSNLEGSDGEADVVADLTKTPLETAHGALLQTYNKVYASRLQKMADGTMHDLDNFHCWSCMKHFKKVEWMRDFPQNEWVQQDPYFSAGGKK
- a CDS encoding PqqD family protein produces the protein MSYAIDEKKVIYADLDPTEGIVLNLETKNYYRLNETGQIIWQQLSAGKNPDEVAADLCKRYNTSLERALADTNELVEQMKRERLIQSQSAPPADYSVEQARKSKKENPIRST
- a CDS encoding signal peptidase I; the encoded protein is MSVPLVPMEMVGVSMAPWLCRGDILLVDVGVSANELKPGDVVVVQPDGQELPLVHRVVRKEGLAIQTKGDRNADLDPPWFPQHLVGRVTQRHRGGRWKTLSGGKLLLWISLGRFYPGQRIPAWFSRSNVKRRLGF